From the Pomacea canaliculata isolate SZHN2017 linkage group LG14, ASM307304v1, whole genome shotgun sequence genome, one window contains:
- the LOC112555291 gene encoding uncharacterized protein LOC112555291 isoform X2: MGLLHSLAFPKQDEKDKPKPLIIDVEEVLKEAAWDMYIHSYGPLRRQFIKRKNFTIEVPMNYYHFEQGPPKIRVRHVGQTRHNLSTDTNGARQAVQEGRGVPEMIGLETRFNNDTETEQKYNFNFEKERSASVEVTYQRGFSIGGKANFTLGLPKVAGDGELGFEIETHVEVSKTTGERHEEKVTTSAMSEITVAPHSHYTATVVMEERTLVADFEIPVTMTLPAERGLIYIKMKKTGEVVYVQNVTNLPFYFHKFDDVQIVNPNGEVVGKTKEFYDQWKNIRFKIVGIVNGVQLSSHCINLRQTGVVPAGSNLASASPKVSSRESKGKALLTAPKGGSGVTTTDVASSSSAQDPVRSQGVGDQILQVASSADASAMEGVQKAIVQQAKDSGAVHVPGRWLEF; the protein is encoded by the exons ATGGGCCTCCTGCACAGTCTGGCTTTCCCAAAGCAGGATGAGAAGGACAAACCGAAGCCTCTCATCATTGATGTGGAAGAAGTTCTGAAAGAAGCTGCCTGGGACATGTACATCCACTCCTATGGCCC TCTCCGCAGGCAGTTCATCAAGAGGAAGAACTTCACCATAGAGGTTCCAATGAACTACTACCACTTTGAACAAGGGCCACCCAAAATACGAGTGAGGCACGTAGGACAAACACGACACAATCTGAGT acagACACCAATGGCGCACGACAAGCCGTCCAAGAAGGGAGAGGGGTACCGGAAATGATCGGCCTGGAGACGAGGTTCAACAACGACACGGAAACCGAGCAGAAGTACAACTTCAACTTCGAGAAGGAGAGGTCAGCGTCTGTCGAGGTCACCTACCAGCGAGGTTTCTCCATCGGTGGCAAAGCTAACTTTACTCTCGGCCTTCCTAAGGTTGCCGGCGATGGTGAACTGGGTTTCGAAATTGAAACGCACGTTGAG GTCTCCAAGACAACGGGCGAAAGGCACGAGGAGAAAGTGACGACCTCTGCGATGAGCGAGATAACTGTGGCTCCTCACAGCCACTACACCGCTACCGTCGTCATGGAGGAGCGAACTCTGGTGGCTGACTTTGAG ATCCCTGTGACCATGACCCTGCCGGCAGAGCGCGGTCTCATCTACATCAAGATGAAGAAGACTGGCGAAGTGGTTTATGTCCAAAATGTCACCAACTTGCCCTTCTACTTCCACAAATTTGACGATGTCCAAATTGTCAACCCTAATGGCGAGGTCGTCGGTAAAACTAAAGAGTTTTATGACCAATGGAAGAACATTCGTTTCAAAATTGTTGGCATCGTGAACGGTGTTCAGCTCTCCAGCCACTGCATCAACCTCAGACAGACAG GTGTGGTCCCTGCAGGCAGCAACCTTGCTTCGGCTTCTCCCAAAGTAAGTTCCCGAGAGTCTAAAGGCAAAGCCTTGCTGACTGCTCCGAAAGGAGGAAGTGGCGTCACCACCACGGATGTGGCAAGCAGCAGCAGTGCGCAAGACCCAGTGCGCAGCCAGGGTGTGGGGGACCAGATCCTCCAGGTGGCGTCCAGTGCGGACGCTTCAGCAATGGAAGGCGTTCAGAAGGCCATTGTCCAGCAGGCCAAAGACAGTGGTGCCGTGCATGTTCCTGGACGATGGTTAGAATTCTAG
- the LOC112555291 gene encoding uncharacterized protein LOC112555291 isoform X3, with product MGLLHSLAFPKQDEKDKPKPLIIDVEEVLKEAAWDMYIHSYGPLRRQFIKRKNFTIEVPMNYYHFEQGPPKIRVRHVGQTRHNLSTDTNGARQAVQEGRGVPEMIGLETRFNNDTETEQKYNFNFEKERSASVEVTYQRGFSIGGKANFTLGLPKVAGDGELGFEIETHVEVSKTTGERHEEKVTTSAMSEITVAPHSHYTATVVMEERTLVADFEIPVTMTLPAERGLIYIKMKKTGEVVYVQNVTNLPFYFHKFDDVQIVNPNGEVVGKTKEFYDQWKNIRFKIVGIVNGVQLSSHCINLRQTGVVLQAATLLPK from the exons ATGGGCCTCCTGCACAGTCTGGCTTTCCCAAAGCAGGATGAGAAGGACAAACCGAAGCCTCTCATCATTGATGTGGAAGAAGTTCTGAAAGAAGCTGCCTGGGACATGTACATCCACTCCTATGGCCC TCTCCGCAGGCAGTTCATCAAGAGGAAGAACTTCACCATAGAGGTTCCAATGAACTACTACCACTTTGAACAAGGGCCACCCAAAATACGAGTGAGGCACGTAGGACAAACACGACACAATCTGAGT acagACACCAATGGCGCACGACAAGCCGTCCAAGAAGGGAGAGGGGTACCGGAAATGATCGGCCTGGAGACGAGGTTCAACAACGACACGGAAACCGAGCAGAAGTACAACTTCAACTTCGAGAAGGAGAGGTCAGCGTCTGTCGAGGTCACCTACCAGCGAGGTTTCTCCATCGGTGGCAAAGCTAACTTTACTCTCGGCCTTCCTAAGGTTGCCGGCGATGGTGAACTGGGTTTCGAAATTGAAACGCACGTTGAG GTCTCCAAGACAACGGGCGAAAGGCACGAGGAGAAAGTGACGACCTCTGCGATGAGCGAGATAACTGTGGCTCCTCACAGCCACTACACCGCTACCGTCGTCATGGAGGAGCGAACTCTGGTGGCTGACTTTGAG ATCCCTGTGACCATGACCCTGCCGGCAGAGCGCGGTCTCATCTACATCAAGATGAAGAAGACTGGCGAAGTGGTTTATGTCCAAAATGTCACCAACTTGCCCTTCTACTTCCACAAATTTGACGATGTCCAAATTGTCAACCCTAATGGCGAGGTCGTCGGTAAAACTAAAGAGTTTTATGACCAATGGAAGAACATTCGTTTCAAAATTGTTGGCATCGTGAACGGTGTTCAGCTCTCCAGCCACTGCATCAACCTCAGACAGACAGGTGTGGTCCTGCAGGCAGCAACTCTACTCCCAAAGTAA
- the LOC112555291 gene encoding uncharacterized protein LOC112555291 isoform X1, translating to MGLLHSLAFPKQDEKDKPKPLIIDVEEVLKEAAWDMYIHSYGPLRRQFIKRKNFTIEVPMNYYHFEQGPPKIRVRHVGQTRHNLSTDTDGAQQGVQEGRGVPEMIGLETRFNNDTETEQKYNFNFQKERSASVEVTYQRGFSIGGKANFTLGVPKITAEGKVGIEIETHVEVTKTTGERHEERVTTSATSEITVAPHSHYTATVVMEERSLVADFEIPVTMTLPAERGLIYIKMKETGEVVYVQNVTNLPFYFHKFDDVQIVNANGEVVGKTKEFYDQWKDIRFKIVGIVNGVQLSSHCINLRQTGVVPAGSNLASASPKVSSRESKGKALLTAPKGGSGVTTTDVASSSSAQDPVRSQGVGDQILQVASSADASAMEGVQKAIVQQAKDSGAVHVPGRWLEF from the exons ATGGGCCTCCTGCACAGTCTGGCTTTCCCAAAGCAGGATGAGAAGGACAAACCGAAGCCTCTCATCATTGATGTGGAAGAAGTTCTGAAAGAAGCTGCCTGGGACATGTACATCCACTCCTATGGCCC TCTCCGCAGGCAGTTCATCAAGAGGAAGAACTTCACCATAGAGGTTCCAATGAACTACTACCACTTTGAACAAGGGCCACCCAAAATACGAGTGAGGCACGTAGGACAAACACGACACAATCTGAGT ACAGACACAGATGGCGCACAACAAGGCGTCCAAGAAGGGAGAGGGGTACCGGAAATGATCGGACTGGAGACGAGGTTCAACAACGACACGGAAACCGAGCAGAAGTACAACTTCAACTTCCAGAAGGAAAGGTCAGCGTCTGTCGAGGTCACCTACCAGCGAGGTTTCTCCATCGGTGGCAAAGCTAACTTTACTCTCGGGGTCCCTAAAATTACTGCGGAGGGTAAAGTTGGCATCGAAATTGAAACTCACGTGGAG GTTACCAAGACGACGGGCGAAAGACACGAGGAGAGAGTGACGACCTCTGCGACAAGCGAGATAACTGTGGCTCCCCACAGCCACTACACCGCCACCGTCGTCATGGAGGAGCGATCGCTGGTGGCTGACTTTGAG ATCCCTGTGACCATGACCTTGCCGGCAGAGCGCGGTCTCATCTACATCAAGATGAAGGAGACTGGCGAAGTGGTTTATGTCCAAAATGTCACCAACTTGCCCTTCTACTTCCACAAATTTGACGATGTCCAAATTGTCAACGCCAATGGCGAGGTCGTTGGTAAAACTAAAGAGTTTTATGACCAATGGAAGGACATTCGTTTCAAAATCGTGGGCATCGTGAACGGTGTTCAGCTCTCTAGCCACTGCATCAACCTCAGACAGACAGGTGTGGTCCCTGCAGGCAGCAACCTTGCTTCGGCTTCTCCCAAAGTAAGTTCCCGAGAGTCTAAAGGCAAAGCCTTGCTGACTGCTCCGAAAGGAGGAAGTGGCGTCACCACCACGGATGTGGCAAGCAGCAGCAGTGCGCAAGACCCAGTGCGCAGCCAGGGTGTGGGGGACCAGATCCTCCAGGTGGCGTCCAGTGCGGACGCTTCAGCAATGGAAGGCGTTCAGAAGGCCATTGTCCAGCAGGCCAAAGACAGTGGTGCCGTGCATGTTCCTGGACGATGGTTAGAATTCTAG